A section of the Thermotoga caldifontis AZM44c09 genome encodes:
- a CDS encoding nucleotide sugar dehydrogenase, with amino-acid sequence MLRDRIINKTAVVGVIGLGYVGLPLAVEKAKAGYTVIGFDIQKERVDKVNRGENYIGDVVPEDLERLVKEGKLRATNDYDELAQCDVVAICVPTPLDEFKQPDLTYVVNTSKEIASRLHREMLVVLESTTYPGTTEEVVKPILESSGLKCEEDFYLAFSPERVDPGNLLYKTKNTPKVVGGVGKKSAELAKLLYESVLDAPVFVVSSAKAAEMTKILENTFRIVNIALANEMAIIAEKMGINIWEVIEAASTKPFGFMPFYPGPGVGGHCIPIDPFYLTYKARQYDYHTRLIELAGEINDSMPSYVVNRIMKLLNQRKKCLNGAHVLLVGIAYKGDVDDVRESPALKVLKLLEEEQAEVVVVDPYVKSFKWKGSERNTVPLTADLARWADIAVITTAHRKRIDYRILVENCSLIFDTKNVLKSFNLQGPNIVVL; translated from the coding sequence ATGCTGAGGGACAGAATCATCAACAAGACTGCAGTTGTGGGTGTGATAGGTCTGGGTTACGTGGGCCTTCCACTCGCGGTGGAGAAGGCGAAGGCGGGTTACACGGTCATAGGGTTCGACATTCAGAAGGAACGTGTGGATAAGGTGAACCGTGGAGAAAACTACATCGGTGATGTGGTGCCTGAGGATCTGGAAAGGCTCGTGAAGGAGGGCAAACTGCGTGCGACCAACGATTACGATGAGCTTGCCCAGTGCGACGTGGTCGCCATCTGTGTTCCAACACCCCTCGACGAATTCAAACAGCCCGACCTCACTTACGTCGTGAACACATCGAAAGAGATCGCATCGAGGTTGCACAGAGAAATGCTCGTGGTTCTCGAATCGACAACCTATCCTGGCACCACCGAGGAAGTCGTCAAGCCGATCTTGGAATCGAGTGGCTTGAAATGCGAAGAGGACTTCTATCTGGCCTTCAGCCCGGAGAGGGTCGATCCAGGAAACTTGCTTTACAAAACCAAGAACACACCCAAGGTTGTGGGCGGGGTGGGGAAGAAATCTGCAGAACTCGCTAAGTTGCTCTACGAGAGCGTGCTCGATGCACCGGTTTTTGTGGTCTCCTCGGCGAAGGCCGCGGAGATGACAAAAATACTTGAAAACACGTTCAGAATCGTCAACATCGCTCTGGCCAACGAGATGGCGATCATCGCGGAGAAGATGGGGATAAACATATGGGAGGTCATAGAGGCAGCCTCGACGAAACCTTTCGGGTTCATGCCTTTCTATCCCGGTCCAGGCGTTGGGGGTCATTGCATCCCGATAGATCCGTTCTATCTCACTTACAAAGCGAGGCAGTACGATTACCACACCAGGCTCATCGAACTTGCAGGTGAGATAAACGACTCGATGCCCTCGTACGTCGTGAACAGGATCATGAAGTTGCTGAACCAGAGGAAGAAGTGTCTGAACGGTGCACACGTTTTGCTCGTCGGGATAGCGTACAAGGGCGATGTGGACGATGTGAGAGAATCTCCCGCCCTCAAAGTTCTCAAGCTTCTGGAAGAAGAACAGGCTGAGGTTGTGGTGGTGGACCCCTACGTAAAATCTTTCAAATGGAAAGGTTCAGAAAGGAACACAGTACCACTGACGGCGGACCTGGCACGATGGGCCGACATAGCCGTCATAACGACCGCACACAGAAAACGCATCGATTACAGAATTCTGGTGGAAAACTGTTCATTGATCTTCGATACGAAGAACGTTCTGAAGAGTTTCAATCTCCAGGGGCCAAACATCGTGGTGCTTTGA